From one Ursus arctos isolate Adak ecotype North America unplaced genomic scaffold, UrsArc2.0 scaffold_1, whole genome shotgun sequence genomic stretch:
- the KLHL41 gene encoding kelch-like protein 41 has protein sequence MDSQRELTEELRLYQSTLLQDGLKDLLDEKKFIDCTLKAGDKSLPCHRLILSACSPYFREYFLSEMDEGKKKEVVLDNVDPAVLDLIIKYLYSASIDLNDGNVQDIFALASRFQIPSVFTVCVSYLQKRLAPGNCLAILRLGLLLDCPRLAISAREFVSDRFVQICKEEDFMQLSPQELISVISNDSLNVEKEEAVFEAVMKWVRTDKENRVKNLNEVFDCIRFRLMTEKYFKDHVEKDDIIKSNPELQKKIKVLKDAFAGKLPEPSKNAEKAGAGEVNGDVGDEDLLPGYLNDIPRHGMFVKDLILLVNDTAAVAYDPTENECYLTALAEQIPRNHSSIVTQQNQVYVVGGLYVDEENKDQPLQSYFFQLDNIASEWVGLPPLPSARCLFGLGEVDDKIYVVAGKDLQTEASLDSVLCYDPVAAKWNEVKKLPIKVYGHSVISHKGMIYCLGGKTDDKKCTNRVFIYNPKKGDWKDLAPMKTPRSMFGVAVHKGKIVIAGGVTEDGLSASVEAFDLTTNKWEVMTEFPQERSSISLVGLAGSLYAIGGFAMIQLESKEFAPTEVNDIWKYEDDKKEWAGMLKEIRYASGASCLATRLNLFKLSKL, from the exons ATGGATTCCCAGCGGGAACTCACAGAGGAACTGCGGCTTTACCAATCCACCCTTCTTCAGGATGGTCTAAAAGATCTCCtggatgaaaaaaaattcatcgATTGCACCCTAAAAGCAGGTGACAAAAGTCTTCCTTGCCACAGATTGATTTTGTCAGCTTGTAGCCCTTACTTCCGTGAGTATTTTTTATCTGAAATGGatgaggggaagaaaaaggaggtCGTATTAGATAATGTGGATCCTGCTGTGCTGGACTTAATCATCAAGTACCTGTACTCTGCCAGTATTGATCTCAACGATGGAAATGTGCAAGATATCTTTGCCCTGGCCAGCCGCTTTCAGATCCCCTCGGTGTTCACTGTCTGTGTTTCTTATCTTCAGAAAAGACTTGCTCCTGGTAACTGTCTAGCCATCTTAAGATTAGGACTTCTTCTTGACTGCCCGAGACTCGCCATCTCTGCCCGTGAATTTGTGTCTGATCGCTTTGTACAGATTTGTAAGGAAGAGGACTTTATGCAACTATCTCCACAGGAACTGATCTCCGTCATTTCAAATGACAGCCTAAAtgtagaaaaggaagaagcagtatTTGAGGCAGTGATGAAATGGGTGCGAACAGACAAAGAAAACAGGGTTAAAAACCTTAATGAAGTGTTTGATTGTATCCGTTTTCGCCTtatgacagaaaaatattttaaagatcatGTTGAGAAAGATGATATAATTAAAAGCAACCCAGAActccagaaaaaaatcaaagttctcAAAGATGCCTTCGCAGGCAAACTCCCAGAACCTAGCAAAAATGcagagaaggctggggctggtgAGGTGAatggtgatgttggtgatgaAGATTTACTTCCCGGTTACCTGAATGACATTCCCAGGCATGGAATGTTTGTCAAAGACCTCATCCTCCTGGTTAATGACACAGCTGCAGTGGCTTACGATCCCACAGAAAATGAGTGCTACCTCACTGCGCTGGCTGAGCAGATTCCCAGAAATCATTCTAGCATTGTTACCCAGCAAAATCAGGTGTATGTGGTAGGAGGACTATATgtggatgaagaaaataaagatcaacCTCTACAGTCCTACTTCTTCCAG cTTGATAACATAGCATCTGAATGGGTTGGACTTCCacctctgccttcagccaggtGTCTCTTTGGTCTGGGAGAGGTAGATGACAAAATCTATGTGGTTGCAGGCAAAGATCTTCAAACAGAGGCTTCACTGGATTCAGTATTATGCTATGATCCCGT GGCTGCAAAGTGGAATGAAGTTAAAAAACTGCCTATCAAAGTCTATGGCCATAGTGTGATTTCACATAAGGGGATGATATATTGTCTAGGAGGAAAGACAGATGACAA GAAGTGCACAAACAGGGTGTTTATCTACAACCCCAAAAAAGGAGACTGGAAGGATCTGGCTCCAATGAAAACCCCTCGTTCCATGTTCGGCGTGGCAGTGCACAAAGGCAAAATTGTGATCGCGGGAGGTGTCACTGAAGATGGTCTTTCCGCTTCCGTGGAAGCTTTTGACCTCACAACCAATAA ATGGGAAGTAATGACTGAATTTCCCCAAGAAAGAAGTTCCATCAGTCTGGTTGGCCTGGCTGGATCCCTGTATGCCATCGGTGGTTTTGCCATGATTCAACTGGAGTCTAAAGAGTTTGCACCCACTGAAGTCAATGACATATGGAA gTATGAAGATGATAAAAAGGAATGGGCTGGGATGTTGAAGGAAATACGTTATGCTTCAGGAGCTAGTTGCCTAGCAACACGTTTAAACCTCTTCAAACTGTCTAAACTATAA